Sequence from the Pedobacter sp. D749 genome:
CATGCAATAATTCTGGTTCCAACAATTTCGCTGGTCGAGCAATGGGCAAAAGAGGCAAAGATGTTTAACTTAACATCTATTATAAAAGTTTCATCAAAAACGAAATGGGAGAATGACCTATCCACTACTCTTTCCACATCGAAAAGAATACCTGTTTCTTTTATTATTATTACAACGTACGCATCATTTATAAAGGATAAATTTTTTAAAGAGATCAAAAAAATCCCTTCAGATACAATTTTAATCGCTGATGAGGCACATAATATAGGTGCTACTTCAGTATTAGTGCGGCTATTGAATTTTCCTCTCCAAAAAAGAATTGGATTATCCGCGACCCCAAGAAGAGCCTATGATATAGAAGGGAGTATAGGCATGGAATCTTTCTTTAATGATAAAGAGCCATACACTTATTCCTTTTCAATGGAAAGAGCAATCGAAGAAGGCATTTTATGCAAGTATTATTATCATCCACATATTGTGCACTTAACTAATGAAGAATTAGTTGAATATGTAGAAATTTCTAAAAAACTAGCTAAGTTTTTTAATAAAGTAACACAACAGTTTAATTCTCCAGAAATAGCAGAGATGCTTTTATTGAAAAGAAAAAGAATAATTCATAAAGCAGAGAATAAACTATCGAAGACTATTTCAATTTTAAAAGAGAGATACCATAACGAAGGGTCACTAAAATACACTTTCATATATGTTCCAGAAGGAACAACTGAAGACAACACTCAAGACCTCGCAGAAGAACTTGATGAAGTTGACACGATCAAGATAATAAATCAATACACTAGAGCCGTAGGAAAATTATCTCCAAATATTAGAGTCAATCAATTCATTAGTGGGATGAAAAACAGGGATGAGATTTTACAACAGTTTAAACTTGGAAAAATTGACGTAATTGCCTCTATGAAATGTTTGGATGAGGGTATTGACATACCACGAGCAGAACATGCAATATTTTGTTCTAGTACAGGGAATCCGAGACAATTTATTCAGCGTCGAGGTAGAATCCTTAGAAAACATGATGATAAAAATATGGCTACTATTCATGATTTAGTGGTAATACCAGATTTATCCACCTCACATGAATTCTCAGAAACTTTTAATTTAGAAAGAAATATGGTACAAAAAGAATTAGAGAGAGTGATGAATTTCTCCTCTTTGGCAATAAATCCGTATGAAACAGAAACTGCATTTGAAGAAATTTGCAATCACTATAATTTAAATATTTATACCATTCACCAAAATCTAAATCAATAATGAACAAAGAAGAATTATTAAGGTCTTTTTTAGAAGACGATACAATGGTTAAAAATGACTATTTAAAGAAAGATGAAGTACAAAATTTTAAATGGACAGATAGACCCAACGACAAACTTATTTGTGTATTGCGGGAAGTAATTATGGGTGAAAGTAATAAAGACAGTAATAATGTGATAGAACGAAAAATTAATCAACTTTTTAATAACCAGTTATGATTATCACGAGCATAGAAATAGACAACTTTATGTGTTATGCTGGTGAAAACAAATTCGATTTCACAGAAGGCATTAATCTCATCATAGGCGACAATGGTTATGGAAAATCCAAACTATATGATGCATTTTATTGGGCTTTATATGACAAATGTTTTGATACACAGACGAAAGAATTTACATCCACTAATCTGCTCCGTAAATCAATAGTCTCAGATAAAGCTATCCATGATAACACATCAGGGAATATTCAAACTTCTGTAAGAGTAACATTTCAAAATCAAGAAAAAAGAAAAACATATATTATTGAAAGGTACCTACAAACACAAAAAGATGGTGATGAAATTCAAACTGATAATAGAAGCACAGAAGTTATATTAGAAAAGGAACTTGAATATCTTAATGCTGCTGAAGTTCGTGACCCACAAAAAATCGATTTGATAAAAAAAAGTATCCTACCTGACAATATAAAACCTTATATGTGGTTCCAAGGTGAACAAGTAGAGTCAATTATTGATTTTAATAAACAGGATACTCTAACCCAGGCAATCAATGTACTTTCCAATATAACAAAATTTGATAAAATTAAAGATATAGCCGATTCCTTATTTGATTCAGCCAATAAGGAATACCGCAAAAAGGAGAGGGATTTAAGCGGTGACAAGACTAAAAGTGACATGCTTGAGTTAGAAAGAGAAAGAACAGCAAAACAGATAGAAAACTTAGAAAAACAAAATCTTCAAATTAGGGATAACATATCTACTGCCCAGGAAAAATTCAATTCTATGCTTAATAAAATGGAATCTGCAGAAAGGATAAAAGCGTTAGAGGAGAAGAGAAAAAACCTTGTGCACGCTTTGCAGGAGACACAAGATGAATTCAATGAAGAGCAAATCAGTTTACACAATCGCATGTTCACCAATAAATGGGTGCTAAAAGGTACTGAACATTTATTTGAAAATTTTAACAATCGTTACGATAGTTATATCACTAAGAAGTTGAAACATGAAACTGAACTTTCAATCAAATTGGAAGCGGAGAACGGAATTCTTAAAGAGATGCAGACCAGGCTTCCCATAGATGTTCCCGAGCCAATACATGTGGAACGAATGCTTGCGGATGAGAAATGTTTGGTATGTGATCGTGAAGCACCTAGGGGAACTGAACCATGGCTAAAAATGCAAGAATTGATTGAAAGATCAAAACTAAAAATGAAGGACTTAGAAGAGGAGAAATCCAAGTTATTAGTTAACGATTTTGCTCCTGAATTCAAAAAACTATACAATGTAGGTTTAGTACTAGGCCATCAAATCAACACAATTGATAGTGATATCAAATCCGTGTTCCGGAAAATCAACAGACTCGATAAGAGAAGAAAAAACCAACAAGAAGACCTTATAAAGTTGGAAAGAGAAATAAATACTTATGTAGTAGATGCTCAACTTACCCCTGAAGAAGCAAAGAACATCATAAACACTTTTCACTCGCAAAAAGATTTAGAGTCCAGATCTTCTCGCGAATTAGGCAACAATGAAGTTGATATAAAGATTAAATCGGAAGAGCTTGAAAGGATTGAACGTGACTTAAGTAATTTAGTTACTGGAGAAATACCTTCATATTTAACAGAAAAGGTGAAAATAATTACTGATTTTAGAGATTTAGCACATTCTACAAGAAAAAGGATATTTAATTCTTTGGTGAAAAAATTAGAAGATGAAGCCAATCAGCATTACCATTCTATGACATTAGGCAATCGTTCCGCCAGAGGAATTATTAGATTAAAGGAGTTGAGCAATGGAAAAAATTATATGCCTGAGCTTATTGACGAAAATGGAACCGTTCTTCATCAGCTAAATACAGGAAATATAATTTTGATCAAATTAGCGACCATCATGGCCATAATCTCTGCTAAGCAAGGTACTAAAACTACAGATTTATACACATTAATTACGGATGCTCCAATGTCAGTCTTGGGTGAAGATTACACTATAGGTTTTTGTAAAACTGTAAGCCAAGTTTACAGACAGAGTATAATTATGAGTAAGGAATTCTACAGAAACACCGAGTTAAGAAATAGGCTTTTTAATGATAATGAAATTAAGCTTGGCAAAGTGTACTTAATCACTCCTTCAATTTCTGAGGAGGAAAGGGTGAATAGAAATAGTTTAACCACTGTTATCAAAATATTAAATTAGATGGAACTGATTAAAAGAATAAAAGACAGAGCACCAGAATACGATGCAAAATATACGAGTCTAATTTACAATTTTACTATTCAGCAAGGAGGTAAAGCAGGAACTTCGAGTGAAGAGACACGTTGGGTGCAGGGAAAATACTTTTCTACTGTTTATGAATTTTATATGTACGCAGCATTAATCGGTTTAAAAAAGGACTATTCTATCCCAATTTCATATGGTACTGCTAAAAACAAATTTATTGAAATGAGGGCATGGAAGCCGAACGATTTAGTAGATTATATTATCATGTGCTTACTAGGTAAAGCAGATATCGATTTTTTGGAATTGGAAAAATTAGAAGATGAAGTTGTAGAGAAGAAGTTAAGCTCAATTAGAAGTTTGCTGGAGGATTATGCAAATGGAGGCTTCGACTTAATACAAACTAGAATTGATCAAGACAATGATTATTTCACTAGAAACGAGAATTCGTTTTTAGATTTTTTGGAGGAATAGTGAAATTTTATATGACAGGGCTTATTGGTAGCTAAAATAGTTTAAAAAACTTATTACATATGTTTTATCAGTTTCCAGTCCTTGATGATGAGTTTGTTTTTCAAGAATTCTGCAAGGATATTTTTAATGAAAAATACAAGGTAGATGATTTCCAGATTTACAAAACTAAAGGTGCTGCTCAGTTTGGGATAGATGTCTACTCATTAAGCACCGGTATAGTTGTACAAGCTAAAAAGAAAAAACTCAGTAGAGCGGACAAAACCATTGAAAGAGAATTACTTAACGATATTGATAATACAATTGATCTAGTTAAATCTTTACCATTTCAATTTAGCAAAATTATTTTCGCCACCACCACAAGAAAATATAGTTCCATTGAAGATAAGATCATAAAGTTAAACTTTACGCAAGATTTCGAAGTCTCCCTTATATGTTGGGACGATTTCAATTTATATATAAATGAGTTTCCCTTTATCCGCAAAAAGTATTTTCCAAATTACTATTATGACAAAGACCAATATCCTAAAATACTAACCTTTATTCCAAAACTTGATAAGAGCCAGGTTTTCGGACGAGATGGCGAAATAAAAATCATTAAGGATAAAATCTTTTGGGGGAAAAGTCCTATAATTATAAATGGATTGGGGGGGATCGGGAAAACAACCGTAGCTAAGCTTGTCTTGAATAACATTTTCGACAGTTTTGACCATGTATTGTGGCTTGACCATATCTACACTGAGGAAAAAAGGCATGATGATCGAAATCTTTTGGCAGATATATACTTAAATCATTCAGCCCTAATTTCCAATTTGAACCTTGTCATAGATAATGATAGAGAAAAAAGCGATTGGGCAGAAATCATTAGTAATAGATTATGCAATATTTCAGGCAAAAATTTCTTGATTATCGACAATTGTCCTAGGCATTTACATCCTCTAATAGATAAACTCTTTGGCAATAGCAACTGGACAGTCATCCTGACATCGAGAGAAATTTATGATGGCATCGAGATGATCGAACTTGATTCCCTTACCATAGATGAAGCAAAGCTTCTTTTTAAGCATTTTTATAGCCTTGAAAGTAACGATGAGCTAGTTGAAAAAATTATCGCCTTTATCGGGTATCATACATTAACAATTGAGCTCATTAGCAAGGTAGCAAATAAAAGAAGATTTACGTTACAATATCTCTTGCAAACTCTTGCTGAATTCGGAATAGATATACCTAAAACTGCACTCATAACTACTGAGCACGACTGGGTCAAAAAACCTATGCGGCATTTTGAGTATCTTTTAGCGATATTCTCTCTGGCTGGCCTTCAAAGTGAACAAAAACAGCTTTTACTAAATTTTTCTGTGCTATTTTCAGAGTACATTACATATGATGATTTAAAAAATCTCCTTAAAATCGGCGAACATGACAATTACTTTTTCGATACATTAACCTCATTAGTTGAATTGGGATGGTTGCGTCAAATTGATGAAAGCTATCAAATGCATCAAGTTATTTCGGAAGTAGTGCGAAAAAAGGAAGAGGTTACAATTCATCAAACTTGGAAGCTTTACCAAAGTTTATTTGATCGACTGAATCTTGATTTTGATAAGGATCCATTTCTAATAAGAAGATTTGTTAATCATGCTGAGATATTTGTAGAGTCATTCACTACTATTACAATGGAGCTAGCAGGGCTTTATAATTTAGTTGGTCTAAGAAATGAAGACTATGGAAACTTTAAAAAAGCTACATATTACTATCATAAGGCGAGAGAATTCTACGAATCTGATGAAGATCGATACCATGATGGATTGGCTACTGTTTTAGGCAATCTCCAATCTGTAACTAAAACAATTGGAAAAATAGATTTAGCCTTTGAATACCAGCTAAGATCAATAGCAATACTAGAAAAACAAGAAGAGTTGGATTTTTTTGCGCTAGCAAGCGCCTTCAACAACCTATCCTTATTATATAGCATTCAAGGGGATTTGACAAACTCCATCAAATACATGACACATGCGGTAAGTATCACTGAACGTAGCGAGTTAGTTGAGCATCCCTACCTCGCCTCTTGCTACAACAATCTCTCATTAATGCTGCATGACACGGGTGAAATTAAAAAAGCTGTCTATTATCAAAAAAAATCTTTTGAGATGAGATTGAGACTTTTAGATGAAAATCATCCACAAATTGATGAAGGATATAACAATATGGCTGCCATATATCATTCAAATGGTGAGATTCACAAAGCAGAAAAGTTAATACTTCAGGCGATCGAAAGCAGGGAAAAAAAGCATGGAAAGGACAATTATAAACTTGGAGCATCCTACAATAACTTAGCAAGTATATATCTACATCAAGGGAAGTTACATGAAGCAGTGGATTGCCAGAATAATGCGATAAGGGTTGAAATACTCGGCTTAGGCGAAAACCACCATGAACTTTCAAAATCCTACTCGACATTAGCAACAATTAAAAGTGCTCAAGGTAAATATCAAGAATCAATAGACATCGCGGAAAAAGCGAAATCCATAGCGATCCATAATTTTCCTCAAGGCCATAAGGATATAGACATGCTAAATATTTTTATCGAAATGAATTCAAGCAAAATTCCTAAAATAACAGATAATCAACAGGGCAGGAATGAAATCTGTAACTGTGGTAGCAATAAAAAATTTAAAAGATGCTGTGGATAGTCAAAAACTTAAATAATGAATTAGTATAGCTTACCGTAAAATAACTCGCCATTAATTGTCCTCTTCATATTCAGTCAGCCATGTATCAAAAATAGCATTATCTATAATTGAAGCATCCTGGGTTCTCGCGTAACCTATTAATGAGCTTAAATGCTTGTTAATTTCTCGCGGTGTCAAGTGATTATTAGCAATAAAGTCTAAAACCAAATTAAGTACATTCTCATCAATTGGGGCAACAGTGCCTTGGTCGATTTTGGCGTGATTCAATAATTCTTTAGCATAACTGACACCATTCTCTTTAGTAAAATTGGTGTACCTAATCTTTCT
This genomic interval carries:
- a CDS encoding DEAD/DEAH box helicase family protein; translated protein: MLNTIDWPRSRSYRTGSEYEPIQFYLDGLSNSIRFDLLLGYFSSAAISVLSLGFARFIYGGGNLRVIANHILSKIDKETLITASQKQIQSPIDLSDIGAIKGTLDEYDIHFFQCLSYLINNKRIDIKIVKSKGKGIVHYKSGVFDDGKHKTSFKASCNFTAYGLLENAEELDATLSWDNALSSDKIEDQENYFEQIFSGNADFVEYINPIDILEAIKDNFGDKSIDELLIQEKELIEKKSIAFSNPKLKKKLRELKEEIENIQETPRFPYPEGPRAYQAEAYRNWVDNNYQGVFAMATGTGKTITSLNCVLQEYFLNPEKTYHAIILVPTISLVEQWAKEAKMFNLTSIIKVSSKTKWENDLSTTLSTSKRIPVSFIIITTYASFIKDKFFKEIKKIPSDTILIADEAHNIGATSVLVRLLNFPLQKRIGLSATPRRAYDIEGSIGMESFFNDKEPYTYSFSMERAIEEGILCKYYYHPHIVHLTNEELVEYVEISKKLAKFFNKVTQQFNSPEIAEMLLLKRKRIIHKAENKLSKTISILKERYHNEGSLKYTFIYVPEGTTEDNTQDLAEELDEVDTIKIINQYTRAVGKLSPNIRVNQFISGMKNRDEILQQFKLGKIDVIASMKCLDEGIDIPRAEHAIFCSSTGNPRQFIQRRGRILRKHDDKNMATIHDLVVIPDLSTSHEFSETFNLERNMVQKELERVMNFSSLAINPYETETAFEEICNHYNLNIYTIHQNLNQ
- a CDS encoding AAA family ATPase, with the translated sequence MIITSIEIDNFMCYAGENKFDFTEGINLIIGDNGYGKSKLYDAFYWALYDKCFDTQTKEFTSTNLLRKSIVSDKAIHDNTSGNIQTSVRVTFQNQEKRKTYIIERYLQTQKDGDEIQTDNRSTEVILEKELEYLNAAEVRDPQKIDLIKKSILPDNIKPYMWFQGEQVESIIDFNKQDTLTQAINVLSNITKFDKIKDIADSLFDSANKEYRKKERDLSGDKTKSDMLELERERTAKQIENLEKQNLQIRDNISTAQEKFNSMLNKMESAERIKALEEKRKNLVHALQETQDEFNEEQISLHNRMFTNKWVLKGTEHLFENFNNRYDSYITKKLKHETELSIKLEAENGILKEMQTRLPIDVPEPIHVERMLADEKCLVCDREAPRGTEPWLKMQELIERSKLKMKDLEEEKSKLLVNDFAPEFKKLYNVGLVLGHQINTIDSDIKSVFRKINRLDKRRKNQQEDLIKLEREINTYVVDAQLTPEEAKNIINTFHSQKDLESRSSRELGNNEVDIKIKSEELERIERDLSNLVTGEIPSYLTEKVKIITDFRDLAHSTRKRIFNSLVKKLEDEANQHYHSMTLGNRSARGIIRLKELSNGKNYMPELIDENGTVLHQLNTGNIILIKLATIMAIISAKQGTKTTDLYTLITDAPMSVLGEDYTIGFCKTVSQVYRQSIIMSKEFYRNTELRNRLFNDNEIKLGKVYLITPSISEEERVNRNSLTTVIKILN
- a CDS encoding tetratricopeptide repeat protein — encoded protein: MFYQFPVLDDEFVFQEFCKDIFNEKYKVDDFQIYKTKGAAQFGIDVYSLSTGIVVQAKKKKLSRADKTIERELLNDIDNTIDLVKSLPFQFSKIIFATTTRKYSSIEDKIIKLNFTQDFEVSLICWDDFNLYINEFPFIRKKYFPNYYYDKDQYPKILTFIPKLDKSQVFGRDGEIKIIKDKIFWGKSPIIINGLGGIGKTTVAKLVLNNIFDSFDHVLWLDHIYTEEKRHDDRNLLADIYLNHSALISNLNLVIDNDREKSDWAEIISNRLCNISGKNFLIIDNCPRHLHPLIDKLFGNSNWTVILTSREIYDGIEMIELDSLTIDEAKLLFKHFYSLESNDELVEKIIAFIGYHTLTIELISKVANKRRFTLQYLLQTLAEFGIDIPKTALITTEHDWVKKPMRHFEYLLAIFSLAGLQSEQKQLLLNFSVLFSEYITYDDLKNLLKIGEHDNYFFDTLTSLVELGWLRQIDESYQMHQVISEVVRKKEEVTIHQTWKLYQSLFDRLNLDFDKDPFLIRRFVNHAEIFVESFTTITMELAGLYNLVGLRNEDYGNFKKATYYYHKAREFYESDEDRYHDGLATVLGNLQSVTKTIGKIDLAFEYQLRSIAILEKQEELDFFALASAFNNLSLLYSIQGDLTNSIKYMTHAVSITERSELVEHPYLASCYNNLSLMLHDTGEIKKAVYYQKKSFEMRLRLLDENHPQIDEGYNNMAAIYHSNGEIHKAEKLILQAIESREKKHGKDNYKLGASYNNLASIYLHQGKLHEAVDCQNNAIRVEILGLGENHHELSKSYSTLATIKSAQGKYQESIDIAEKAKSIAIHNFPQGHKDIDMLNIFIEMNSSKIPKITDNQQGRNEICNCGSNKKFKRCCG